From a single Prionailurus bengalensis isolate Pbe53 chromosome A1, Fcat_Pben_1.1_paternal_pri, whole genome shotgun sequence genomic region:
- the LOC122496214 gene encoding basic proline-rich protein-like, giving the protein MEMTRAQGNGELPSSAESVCMDDEKAWRADGGDDSKNNVNGAGKACYATAAALAAEKAPLKLGLRPARTRRHTRRGRGARRPGVAGGRAGGAARWEEGGGTGARPARPRRRGLCRDDGAAPVDGGAVHAGSRRCRAARPRPARPGDKSPAPPGAAPAPPGARRPPPPPPPPPGAQQSGAAPPAGRSLPTCPAPRTPDGPRRRAASGGGSGPGPGGGRGGGVVGGRAGRRASLGTNFLGRPAPRPSARPPRRVGRPSRSRGPRRPEGGRGEPQGPAGPRKLPAAPPRPLAARPPPLPLHLLGRGLHPPGRPRPRLRGLARRGTGRRWLELLLLAPRGRGSPGRRRRGRRLLHLPGALTPRFQRADPSGTFATLLAFHGRHVTPPPASLSAAYQPGRGACGPGCSAAGPPRPAPPRRRFLPPGRGRPSPPPPARGLPAGARGPFCRSVTRPRLQYCPFVCAGMKVGNSVLKAAVRHLRAALVEKVS; this is encoded by the exons ATGGAGATGACCAGGGCCCAGGGCAATGGGGAACTACCGTCTAGTGCGGAGAGTGTTTGTATGGATGATGAAAAAGCCTGGAGGGCAGACGGGGGTGACGATTCCAAGAACAACGTGAAT GGCGCAGGAAAGGCGTGTTATGCAACGGCCGCCGCTCTCGCGGCCGAGAAGGCGCCCCTGAAGCTCGGGCTGCGACCCGCGAGGACCCGGAGGCACACTCGGAGAGGTCGGGGCGCGCGCCGGCCGGGCGTCGCCGGGGGCCGTGCGGGCGGCGCGGCCCgctgggaggagggtggggggacgGGCGCACGGCCCGCGAGGCCACGACGCCGAGGCCTGTGCAGGGACGACGGCGCGGCCCCCGTAGACGGCGGCGCGGTGCACGCGGGATCCCGGCGCTGTCGGGCCGCGCGGCCGCGCCCGGCCCGGCCTGGGGATAAAAGCCCAGCTCCCCCCGGGGCCGCCCCTGCCCCGCCGGGAGCccggcggccgccgccgccgccgccgccgccgcccggcgcACAACAAAGCGGCGCAGCCCCGCCGGCCGGGCGCTCGCTCCCAACTTGCCCGGCCCCGCGGACGCCGGACGGCCCGCGACGACGCGCCGCCAGCGGAGGCGGCTCCGGgcccgggccgggcgggggccgTGGCgggggagtggtgggggggcgggcagggcgcAGGGCTTCGCTCGGGACAAACTTCCTCGGccgccccgctccccgcccctcGGCCCGGCCGCCCCGCCGAGTCGGGCGCCCCTCCCGGAGCCGCGGCCCGCGGCGGCCCGAGGGCGGGCGCGGGGAGCCCCAGGGCCCCGCCGGCCCGCGGAAACTTCCAGCCGCCCCGCCGCGGCCCCTGGCCGcacgccccccgcccctgccccttcACCTCCTGGGGCGCGGTCTACACCCTCCGGGGCGTCCTCGCCCGCGGCTCCGGGGCCTCGCGCGCCGGGGGACCGGGCGCCGGTGGCTGGAGCTGCTGCTGTTGGCCCCGCGGGGACGGGGGAGCCCCGGGCGGCGGCGACGCGGGCGGCGGCTGCTCCATCTTCCCGGGGCGCTCACGCCGAGGTTCCAGCGCGCAGACCCAAGTGGGACATTCGCTACATTGTTGGCATTCCACGGGCGTCACGTGACCCCGCCTCCCGCGTCACTCTCGGCCGCATACCAGCCCGGGCGGGGCGCCTGCGGCCCTGGCTGCTCGGCGgccggcccgccccgccccgctccgCCCCGCCGCCGCTTCCTGCCTCCCGGTCGCGGCCGCCCCAGCCCGCCGCCACCTGCCCGCGGCCTCCCCGC